GTTCCATTTGGGCGAGAGGACATACGACCACTTGGTGTTTTTGCCTGCAAAGGTCAAGGGTGAGATTTTTTGGAGTGTAGCCCTCGTGTCTCTGGAGATGAATCATTGCTGATCGACGGCAGCCCTCGGACCTAACTTGACGCCCAACATTCTCGTCGACTTCGTCAacgccaacggcaacatCCTCGTCGCTCTGTCGTCCACCACGCCCGCCTCTTCGTCACTGACTTCCCTCCTGGCCCAGATTGACATTGGGCTCCCCGCTGAACgcaccggcaccgtcgtcgacCACTTCAACTACGACGCTCTCTCCGCCCCCGAGTCCCACGACGTCCTGGTGCTCGATGCGCCCACCAACGTGCGCCCTGGCCTCAAGAATTACTTCGAGGTCCCGGGTGTCTTGTCCTTCCCCCACGGTGCTGGACACACGCTTGGGCCTGGCGCGCTCTTGACGCCCGTGATCCGTGCCCCGTCTACTGCGTACAGCTACAACCCCAAGgagcaggccgaggccgtggaCCCCGAAGATCTCTTTGCCGCGGGCAAGCAGCTTACGCTGGTGTCTGTTTTCCAGGCACGCAACTCGGCTAGAGTCGCGGTTGTTGGGTCCGCCGAGATGCTGCAGGACAAATGGCTGGATGCCAAGGTCTCGCGCCCAGAAGGCAGCAAGGTCAAGACTGAGAACCGTGAATTCGCCAAGAGACTCTCCGGCTGGGCCTTCCAGGAGATTGGTGTATTGCGTGTGAACAACAT
The DNA window shown above is from Metarhizium brunneum chromosome 1, complete sequence and carries:
- the wbp1 gene encoding Dolichyl-diphosphooligosaccharide--protein glycosyltransferase subunit wbp1 yields the protein MRSILGAAAVLFAAAVSAVSTAGNRLLVVLDDVAEKENYKQFFGDLTERGYHITYETPKSEHVKLFHLGERTYDHLVFLPAKVKALGPNLTPNILVDFVNANGNILVALSSTTPASSSLTSLLAQIDIGLPAERTGTVVDHFNYDALSAPESHDVLVLDAPTNVRPGLKNYFEVPGVLSFPHGAGHTLGPGALLTPVIRAPSTAYSYNPKEQAEAVDPEDLFAAGKQLTLVSVFQARNSARVAVVGSAEMLQDKWLDAKVSRPEGSKVKTENREFAKRLSGWAFQEIGVLRVNNIEHQLKGDNETNPEIYRIKNDVSYSISMSEYSWNKWEPYTLPATDALQLEFSMLSPFHRLDLQPLSVSDSATVYGTSFTLPDQHGIFNFKINYKRPFLTYIEEKNTVSVRHIAHDEWPRSYVISGAWPWISGIGATVGGFVGFCAIWMYSKPVGGKPKTK